From one Brevundimonas sp. PAMC22021 genomic stretch:
- the hisB gene encoding imidazoleglycerol-phosphate dehydratase HisB produces the protein MPVEPGVGPILVARPEDAAAVLADLKAYGVEADLTGDRLRLPVSLKTDANDRLLAALGLAGSNRRTARTGQAVRDTKETRIVCAVDLDAAGPVAIHTGVGFYDHMLEQIAAHGGFSLRLSCEGDLHTDPHHTIEDSAIALGQALKQALGERKGIARYGFVLPMDEAEAKVSIDLSGRPYPVFEGAFETPYIGDYRTDLTAHVFRSLAEAMGAAVHISVTGQDDHHKTEACYKGFGRALRQAIRVEGDAVPSTKGVL, from the coding sequence ATGCCGGTGGAGCCGGGCGTCGGTCCCATCCTGGTGGCGCGTCCTGAGGATGCAGCGGCCGTGCTGGCCGACCTCAAGGCCTATGGCGTCGAGGCCGATCTGACCGGCGACCGGCTGCGGCTGCCGGTGTCGCTGAAGACGGACGCCAACGACCGGCTGCTTGCGGCGCTGGGACTGGCGGGCTCGAATCGGCGCACCGCCCGCACCGGACAGGCCGTGCGCGACACCAAGGAGACGCGCATCGTCTGCGCCGTCGATCTGGACGCCGCGGGGCCGGTGGCGATCCACACCGGTGTCGGCTTCTACGACCACATGCTGGAGCAGATCGCGGCGCACGGCGGATTCTCGCTACGGCTGTCGTGCGAAGGCGATCTGCACACCGACCCGCACCACACGATCGAGGACAGCGCCATCGCACTCGGCCAGGCGCTGAAGCAGGCGCTGGGCGAGCGCAAGGGCATCGCGCGCTACGGCTTTGTCCTGCCGATGGACGAGGCGGAGGCGAAGGTTTCGATCGACCTGTCGGGACGGCCCTATCCGGTGTTCGAGGGCGCGTTCGAAACGCCCTACATCGGCGACTATCGCACCGACCTGACGGCGCATGTGTTCCGTTCGCTGGCCGAGGCCATGGGCGCGGCGGTGCACATCTCGGTCACGGGCCAGGACGACCACCACAAGACGGAGGCCTGCTACAAGGGCTTCGGCCGCGCGCTGCGTCAGGCGATCCGGGTGGAGGGCGATGCGGTGCCGTCCACAAAGGGGGTGCTGTGA
- the hisH gene encoding imidazole glycerol phosphate synthase subunit HisH yields MIAYGAGNVASVQFALERLGARVRLTDEAAAVAEAERLILPGVGAAAYAMTRLRELGLVEAVRAFERPLLGVCLGQQLLFERSEEGAGGDLLGFIPGAVTRLEPGSALPVPHMGWSRLERVRDDPLLEGIGADDYAYFVHGYVCPDGPATLARADYGGTVPAVVRKENRWGCQFHPERSAKAGARILNNFIELPETPAC; encoded by the coding sequence GTGATCGCCTACGGCGCTGGCAACGTCGCCTCGGTGCAGTTCGCGCTGGAGCGGCTGGGCGCGCGGGTGCGGCTGACGGACGAGGCGGCGGCCGTGGCGGAAGCCGAGCGGCTGATCCTGCCGGGCGTGGGCGCGGCCGCCTACGCCATGACGCGTCTGCGGGAGCTGGGCCTGGTGGAGGCGGTCCGGGCATTCGAGCGGCCGCTGCTCGGCGTCTGCCTTGGGCAGCAGCTGCTGTTCGAGCGTAGCGAGGAAGGCGCGGGCGGCGACCTGCTGGGCTTTATCCCGGGGGCGGTGACGCGGCTGGAGCCGGGCTCCGCCCTGCCCGTTCCGCACATGGGCTGGAGCCGGCTGGAGCGGGTGCGTGACGATCCGCTGCTGGAGGGGATCGGCGCCGACGACTACGCCTATTTCGTGCATGGCTACGTCTGTCCGGACGGCCCTGCGACGTTGGCGCGCGCCGATTACGGAGGAACGGTGCCGGCCGTCGTGCGTAAAGAGAACCGTTGGGGTTGCCAATTCCATCCGGAGCGTTCAGCCAAGGCGGGCGCTCGAATCCTCAACAACTTCATCGAACTGCCCGAGACCCCTGCATGCTGA
- the hisA gene encoding 1-(5-phosphoribosyl)-5-[(5-phosphoribosylamino)methylideneamino]imidazole-4-carboxamide isomerase — protein MLIYPAIDLKDGVCVRLMHGRFDAVTRYDEQPAMRLATFVAEGAEWIHIVDLDGAEAGRATQHGLIGELVSAIDVCVQSGGGVRSADDVERLLDAGVHRVVIGSLAVTQPDSVLSWLDRFGADRITLALDVKIENDVPVPALKGWTESSGVDLWTALDRYPRGVAKHLLVTDVSRDGALTGPNLQLLSEIRLRRPDMVLQASGGVASLDDIAAIKSLGCNGAIVGRALYEGRFTLPDAIKAAA, from the coding sequence ATGCTGATCTATCCCGCCATCGACCTGAAGGACGGCGTCTGCGTGCGGTTGATGCATGGCCGGTTCGATGCGGTGACGCGCTATGACGAACAGCCGGCCATGCGGCTCGCGACCTTTGTGGCCGAAGGAGCCGAGTGGATCCACATCGTCGATCTGGACGGCGCAGAGGCCGGGCGCGCCACCCAGCACGGCCTGATCGGCGAACTGGTCAGCGCCATCGACGTTTGCGTCCAGTCCGGCGGCGGGGTCCGCAGCGCCGACGACGTGGAGCGCCTGCTGGACGCTGGCGTGCACCGGGTCGTGATCGGCTCGCTGGCGGTTACGCAGCCGGATTCGGTGCTGAGCTGGCTGGATCGGTTCGGAGCGGACCGCATCACCCTGGCGCTGGACGTCAAGATCGAGAACGACGTGCCCGTTCCGGCGCTGAAGGGCTGGACCGAATCGTCGGGCGTGGACCTGTGGACGGCGCTTGACCGCTATCCTCGTGGGGTCGCCAAGCACCTGCTGGTGACGGACGTGAGCCGCGACGGCGCCCTGACGGGGCCGAACCTGCAGCTGCTGTCCGAGATCCGCCTGCGCCGGCCCGACATGGTGCTTCAGGCCTCGGGCGGGGTGGCCTCGCTGGACGATATCGCCGCGATCAAGTCGCTGGGCTGCAACGGCGCCATCGTTGGACGCGCGCTGTATGAGGGCCGCTTCACCCTGCCGGACGCCATCAAGGCTGCGGCGTGA
- the hisF gene encoding imidazole glycerol phosphate synthase subunit HisF, which translates to MTARRIIPCLDVKDGRVVKGVRFIGHTDMGDASDLAARYRDEGADELVFYDITASPEGRTLDYGWIRDIARLLDIPFCVAGGIRSVEQAARCLDHGADKVSINSPALERPELIAEMAERLGSQCVVVGVDSRLEDGDWVVHKYTGDPDARRRAGKRTLDWLDEAQGLGAGEIVLNCIDQDGVRRGYDVAQLAAARGRLTIPLIASGGAGTPEHFRDVFEQADVSGALAASVFHTGAIGIPALKHYLADQGLEMRV; encoded by the coding sequence GTGACGGCGAGGCGGATCATCCCCTGCCTGGACGTCAAGGACGGCCGGGTGGTGAAGGGCGTACGCTTCATAGGCCACACCGACATGGGCGACGCGAGCGATCTGGCCGCACGATACCGCGACGAAGGGGCCGACGAGTTGGTGTTTTATGACATCACCGCGAGCCCGGAGGGGCGGACGCTGGACTACGGCTGGATCCGCGACATCGCCCGGCTGCTGGACATTCCCTTCTGCGTGGCGGGCGGCATCCGCAGCGTCGAGCAGGCGGCGCGGTGCCTGGATCATGGCGCGGACAAGGTGTCGATCAACTCCCCGGCGCTCGAGCGGCCCGAACTGATCGCCGAAATGGCCGAGCGGCTGGGATCGCAGTGCGTGGTGGTGGGCGTCGACAGCCGCCTGGAGGACGGCGATTGGGTGGTCCACAAATACACCGGCGACCCGGATGCGCGCCGCAGGGCCGGCAAGCGCACGCTGGACTGGCTGGACGAGGCGCAAGGTCTGGGCGCGGGCGAGATCGTCTTGAACTGCATCGACCAGGACGGGGTGCGGCGCGGCTATGACGTGGCACAGCTCGCGGCGGCGCGTGGACGGCTGACCATTCCGTTGATCGCGTCCGGCGGAGCGGGAACGCCCGAGCACTTCAGGGACGTTTTCGAACAGGCGGACGTGTCGGGCGCCCTGGCGGCCAGCGTATTCCACACGGGCGCGATCGGCATCCCTGCGTTGAAGCACTACCTGGCGGATCAGGGATTGGAGATGCGGGTATGA
- the hisIE gene encoding bifunctional phosphoribosyl-AMP cyclohydrolase/phosphoribosyl-ATP diphosphatase HisIE, which translates to MIDPSTLDFDKGGGLIPAIVQDADTLQVLTLAYVDRAALDETITSGEATFFSRSRGGRWRKGETSGDRLHVVAITPDCDGDAVVLSVRPVGNACHLNRISCFGEADAPGLGRIARLEKTIAQRASADPSESWTAKLIRQGTKRIAQKVGEEGVETALAGVAGPDAELASEAADLIFHLLVLLHARHMVFQDVLDVLAQRAEAGKGAG; encoded by the coding sequence ATGATCGACCCCTCGACCCTCGACTTCGACAAGGGCGGCGGCCTGATCCCCGCGATCGTGCAGGACGCCGACACCCTGCAGGTGCTGACGCTGGCCTATGTGGATCGGGCGGCGCTGGACGAGACGATCACAAGCGGCGAGGCGACGTTCTTTTCGCGCTCGCGCGGCGGGCGTTGGCGCAAGGGCGAGACGTCGGGCGACCGGCTGCATGTGGTCGCGATCACGCCCGACTGCGACGGCGACGCCGTGGTGCTGAGCGTGCGGCCGGTCGGGAACGCCTGCCACCTGAACCGCATCAGCTGCTTTGGCGAAGCGGACGCCCCGGGGCTGGGCCGCATCGCGCGGCTGGAGAAGACGATCGCCCAACGCGCCTCGGCCGATCCAAGCGAAAGCTGGACGGCGAAGCTGATCCGGCAGGGCACCAAGCGCATCGCGCAAAAGGTCGGCGAAGAGGGCGTGGAAACGGCGCTGGCCGGCGTCGCGGGACCGGACGCGGAACTCGCGAGCGAGGCGGCGGATTTGATCTTCCACCTGCTTGTCCTTCTCCATGCGCGTCACATGGTGTTTCAGGACGTGCTGGACGTGTTGGCCCAACGGGCCGAAGCGGGCAAAGGCGCGGGATAG
- the zwf gene encoding glucose-6-phosphate dehydrogenase has product MAAIILFGGGGDLAMRMLLPSLYFLERDGLLADELKIIGAARSDEGRDEYVAKVRDAVQPRAESDNAWDEDVWRRMETRLDYLAVDATDAESLKPLKAKVGDDEVTSFLAVSPSLYGRIVTAMKVAGLAERNSRLVVEKPVGRDLKSFREIDDAVASAFREEQVFRIDHYLGKETVQNLIALRFGNTIFEPLWNNLTVDHVQITVGETVGVGDRWPYYDEYGALRDMLQNHLLQLLCLVAMEPPSDLDPDSVRNEKVKVLRSLRPITHEEAERVTVRGQYVAGELEGKPVKGYDDERGEPSDTETFVAVRADIDNWRWAGVPFYMRTGKRMPEKRTEIVIQFKSVPHSIFASGDRGEVCDNRLVIELQPEEDISLSVMNKRPGLERSMQLQPIKMSLSWGVDDKDARPPRRRIAYERLLLDAMNGDNTLFVRRDEAEQAWKWVDEVSEAWEDAAFKPHDYQPGTWGPDEAEMLLARTGRRWNTTDA; this is encoded by the coding sequence ATGGCGGCTATTATCCTGTTCGGCGGCGGCGGCGACCTGGCGATGCGGATGCTGCTGCCGTCGCTGTATTTCCTCGAGCGGGACGGTTTGCTGGCCGACGAGCTGAAGATCATCGGCGCGGCGCGCTCGGACGAAGGCCGCGATGAGTACGTCGCCAAGGTGCGCGACGCGGTTCAGCCCCGGGCCGAGAGCGACAACGCCTGGGACGAAGACGTCTGGCGGCGGATGGAGACGCGGCTCGACTATCTGGCGGTGGACGCGACCGACGCCGAGAGCCTCAAACCCCTGAAGGCCAAGGTCGGCGACGACGAGGTCACCTCGTTCCTGGCGGTGTCGCCGTCCCTGTACGGCCGCATCGTCACGGCGATGAAGGTGGCGGGCCTGGCCGAGCGCAACAGCCGGCTGGTGGTCGAAAAGCCGGTCGGCCGCGACCTCAAGTCGTTCCGCGAAATCGACGACGCGGTGGCCTCCGCCTTCCGCGAGGAGCAGGTGTTCCGCATCGACCACTATCTGGGCAAGGAGACGGTGCAGAACCTCATCGCCCTGCGGTTCGGCAACACCATCTTCGAGCCGCTGTGGAACAACCTGACCGTCGATCACGTCCAGATCACGGTGGGCGAGACGGTCGGGGTCGGCGATCGCTGGCCCTATTATGACGAGTACGGCGCGCTGCGCGACATGCTGCAGAACCACCTGCTGCAACTGCTGTGCCTGGTGGCGATGGAGCCGCCCAGCGACCTCGACCCGGACTCGGTGCGCAACGAGAAGGTCAAGGTTCTTCGGTCCTTGCGTCCCATCACACATGAGGAGGCCGAGCGCGTCACCGTGCGCGGCCAGTATGTGGCGGGGGAACTGGAGGGCAAGCCGGTCAAGGGGTATGACGACGAGCGTGGGGAGCCGTCGGACACCGAGACCTTTGTCGCCGTGCGCGCCGACATCGACAACTGGCGCTGGGCAGGCGTGCCCTTCTACATGCGTACCGGCAAGCGCATGCCCGAGAAGCGCACCGAGATCGTGATCCAGTTCAAGTCGGTGCCGCATTCGATCTTCGCCAGCGGTGATCGGGGCGAGGTCTGCGACAACCGCCTGGTGATTGAGCTGCAGCCCGAGGAAGACATCTCGCTGTCGGTCATGAACAAGCGCCCGGGTCTGGAGCGCAGCATGCAGTTGCAGCCGATCAAGATGTCGCTGTCCTGGGGCGTCGACGACAAGGACGCGCGCCCGCCGCGCCGGCGCATCGCCTATGAGCGGCTGCTGCTGGACGCAATGAACGGCGACAACACCCTGTTCGTGCGCCGCGACGAGGCCGAGCAGGCCTGGAAGTGGGTCGATGAAGTGTCCGAGGCCTGGGAGGACGCGGCCTTCAAGCCGCACGACTACCAGCCCGGGACCTGGGGCCCGGACGAAGCCGAAATGCTGCTGGCGCGCACAGGCCGCCGCTGGAACACCACCGATGCGTGA
- the pgl gene encoding 6-phosphogluconolactonase: MRDMPVIETFADRDAWAAACAARIMETLVQAVEADGAAFFAGSGGSTPAPVYRRMAEVGDVDWSRITTTLIDERYVPETSPDSNARLLKETLSTGEAARAAFIPLFSPQVTVDRAALIASRALDAVGRPLDAVLLGMGEDGHICSMFPENPALKQLLAPDNPPRVLAVGKSRSTSAPPQDRLSLNIPWLRGARRNILAITGEAKRRVFEEKAAGDPTDTPIAALLQSGAELEVLWTEAA, from the coding sequence ATGCGTGACATGCCCGTGATCGAGACCTTCGCCGACCGCGACGCCTGGGCCGCAGCCTGCGCGGCGCGAATCATGGAAACCCTGGTCCAGGCCGTGGAGGCGGACGGCGCGGCCTTTTTCGCCGGGTCGGGCGGATCGACCCCCGCCCCCGTCTATCGCCGCATGGCCGAGGTCGGCGACGTGGACTGGAGCCGCATCACCACGACCCTGATCGACGAGCGTTATGTGCCCGAGACCTCGCCGGATTCGAATGCGCGTCTGCTGAAGGAGACGCTGTCAACGGGCGAAGCGGCTCGGGCCGCGTTCATCCCGCTATTCAGCCCACAGGTGACGGTGGACCGGGCGGCGCTGATCGCCTCTCGCGCGCTGGACGCAGTCGGGCGGCCTCTGGACGCGGTGCTTTTGGGCATGGGCGAGGATGGCCATATCTGCTCCATGTTCCCCGAAAATCCCGCGCTGAAGCAGCTGCTCGCCCCCGATAATCCGCCGCGCGTGCTGGCGGTCGGCAAGAGCCGCTCGACCTCGGCCCCGCCGCAGGACCGCCTGAGCCTGAACATCCCGTGGCTGAGGGGCGCCCGGCGCAACATCCTGGCCATCACCGGCGAGGCCAAGCGTCGGGTGTTCGAGGAAAAGGCGGCGGGCGATCCGACCGACACGCCGATCGCGGCGCTGCTGCAGTCGGGCGCCGAGCTTGAAGTTCTCTGGACGGAGGCCGCCTGA
- the edd gene encoding phosphogluconate dehydratase encodes MALHPTLDAVTRRILERSRGTRADYLRRMDAARDNGVARAKLSCANWAHAFAGQTVADKLTAMTGSQPNVGIVTAYNDMLSAHQPFERFPHIIREAAREVGATAQVAGGTPAMCDGVTQGRPGMELSLFSRDVIAMSTGVALTHDAFDSAIMLGVCDKIVPGLFMGALAFGHLPVVFAPAGPMPSGIPNNEKARIRALYAQNQVDRATLLQSEVGSYHSPGTCTFYGTANSNQMMMEVIGLHMPSTAFVHPETGLRDALTAAAGKRAVELARTGESRMADVVDEKGIVNAIIALLATGGSTNHAIHLVAMARAAGIIIDWTDMDELSSATPLLARVYPNGSADVNAFQAAGGVAFVVRELAQNGHLHTDVTTIMGRGLEPYYQEPSMVDGQLVWRDGVAESLDPDIVRPVSNPFQKDGGLRLVKGDLGRAVIKVSAVKPENRVVEAPAAVFETQEDALQAFRDGKLNRDVVVVLRFQGPKANGMPELHSLSPALSVLQDKGFKVAFVTDGRMSGASGKTPAAINVSPEALAGGPLAHVQDGDIIRLDAESGVLTTVGVGDLSARPAAQRSQGHADASAWGYGRELFGAFRHVVTTAEQGATVCFAFPPGEPSPTDAPADPNFVDRTVDA; translated from the coding sequence ATGGCCCTGCACCCCACTCTCGACGCCGTCACCCGGCGCATCCTCGAGCGCAGCCGCGGAACCCGCGCGGACTATCTGCGCCGCATGGACGCCGCCCGCGACAACGGCGTGGCGCGCGCCAAGCTGTCCTGCGCCAACTGGGCCCACGCCTTCGCCGGCCAGACGGTGGCGGACAAGCTGACGGCCATGACGGGCTCTCAGCCCAACGTCGGCATCGTCACCGCCTACAACGACATGTTGTCGGCGCATCAGCCGTTCGAGCGTTTTCCGCACATCATCCGCGAGGCCGCGCGCGAAGTCGGCGCCACCGCCCAGGTCGCCGGCGGCACGCCCGCCATGTGCGACGGCGTGACCCAAGGCCGCCCCGGCATGGAGCTGTCGCTGTTCAGCCGCGACGTGATCGCCATGTCCACGGGCGTCGCCCTGACCCACGACGCGTTTGATTCCGCCATTATGCTGGGCGTGTGCGACAAGATCGTGCCCGGCCTGTTCATGGGCGCGCTGGCGTTCGGGCACCTGCCGGTGGTGTTCGCGCCGGCCGGCCCGATGCCGTCGGGCATTCCGAACAATGAAAAGGCCCGCATCCGCGCGCTGTACGCCCAGAACCAGGTAGACCGGGCGACGCTGCTGCAAAGCGAGGTCGGCTCTTACCATTCACCCGGCACCTGCACCTTCTACGGCACCGCCAACTCCAACCAGATGATGATGGAGGTGATCGGCCTGCACATGCCGTCCACCGCCTTCGTCCATCCGGAGACCGGCCTGCGCGACGCCCTGACGGCGGCGGCGGGCAAGCGGGCTGTCGAGCTGGCGCGGACGGGCGAAAGCCGCATGGCCGACGTCGTGGACGAAAAGGGGATCGTCAACGCGATCATCGCCCTTCTGGCCACCGGCGGCTCGACCAACCACGCCATCCACCTGGTGGCGATGGCGAGGGCGGCGGGCATCATCATTGACTGGACCGACATGGACGAGCTGTCGTCGGCGACGCCGCTGCTCGCGCGCGTCTATCCCAACGGCTCGGCCGATGTGAACGCCTTCCAGGCGGCGGGCGGCGTGGCCTTTGTGGTGCGCGAACTGGCGCAGAACGGCCATCTGCATACCGACGTCACCACCATCATGGGCAGGGGGCTTGAGCCCTACTACCAGGAGCCGTCGATGGTGGATGGCCAGCTGGTCTGGCGCGACGGCGTGGCCGAGAGCCTGGACCCGGACATCGTGCGCCCGGTCTCCAACCCGTTCCAGAAGGATGGCGGCCTGCGGCTGGTCAAGGGCGACCTGGGCCGCGCGGTCATCAAGGTCTCGGCCGTCAAGCCCGAGAACCGGGTCGTCGAGGCGCCCGCCGCCGTGTTCGAGACGCAGGAAGACGCCCTGCAGGCGTTCCGCGACGGCAAGCTGAACCGCGACGTGGTGGTGGTGCTGCGTTTCCAGGGCCCCAAGGCCAACGGCATGCCCGAACTGCACAGCCTGTCGCCGGCGCTCAGCGTGCTTCAGGACAAGGGTTTCAAGGTGGCCTTTGTCACCGACGGCCGCATGTCGGGCGCCAGCGGCAAGACGCCGGCCGCCATCAACGTGTCGCCCGAGGCGCTGGCCGGCGGTCCGCTGGCCCACGTCCAGGACGGCGACATCATCCGCCTGGACGCCGAAAGCGGCGTGCTGACCACCGTGGGCGTCGGCGACCTGTCGGCCCGCCCTGCCGCGCAGCGGTCGCAGGGGCACGCCGACGCCTCGGCCTGGGGCTATGGGCGAGAGCTGTTCGGCGCCTTCCGCCATGTGGTGACCACCGCCGAACAGGGAGCCACCGTCTGCTTCGCCTTTCCTCCCGGCGAGCCCTCGCCTACGGATGCGCCCGCCGACCCCAACTTCGTCGACCGGACGGTGGACGCCTGA
- a CDS encoding GNAT family acetyltransferase, translating to MTYLTRGVFGAASLLLLLSAMALVGFGVEDAWGQMRAPDASGAEAILDLLGYIIVAIAVFDVAKYLFEDEVRRGNEKRSAAEARRSLTKFLSTIVIALFLEGLVAVFKTAREDVTQLIYPTALVVASTLVLVGLGAYQRFSATVEEKVGHTDKAEEAKEDARRAAD from the coding sequence ATGACCTATTTGACGCGTGGCGTGTTCGGCGCGGCCAGCCTGTTGCTGCTGCTGTCGGCGATGGCGCTGGTCGGCTTCGGCGTGGAGGACGCCTGGGGGCAGATGCGGGCGCCGGACGCCTCGGGCGCCGAGGCGATCCTGGATCTCTTGGGCTACATCATCGTCGCCATCGCCGTGTTCGACGTGGCCAAATACCTGTTCGAGGACGAGGTGCGGCGCGGCAACGAAAAGCGCAGCGCGGCCGAAGCGCGACGCAGCCTGACCAAATTCCTGTCCACCATCGTCATCGCCCTGTTCCTGGAAGGGCTGGTGGCCGTGTTCAAGACCGCGCGCGAGGACGTGACGCAGTTGATCTATCCCACCGCCTTGGTGGTCGCCTCCACCCTGGTGCTGGTGGGGCTGGGCGCCTATCAGCGGTTCTCGGCGACCGTCGAGGAAAAGGTCGGCCACACCGACAAGGCCGAAGAGGCCAAGGAAGACGCCCGCCGCGCCGCCGACTAG
- a CDS encoding Lrp/AsnC ligand binding domain-containing protein, whose product MMTAIFVFIKCELGYANDVAADIVDNVENVSEVYSTSGQHDLLAKFNLPRDADIGTFVTKQVQTRPHVRDTFTVITFSPFLPTRV is encoded by the coding sequence ATGATGACCGCCATCTTCGTCTTCATCAAATGCGAGCTCGGCTACGCCAACGATGTGGCCGCCGACATCGTCGACAATGTCGAGAACGTGTCGGAAGTCTATTCCACCTCGGGCCAGCACGACCTTCTGGCCAAGTTCAACCTGCCGCGCGACGCCGACATCGGCACCTTTGTCACCAAGCAGGTGCAGACGCGACCGCACGTTCGCGACACCTTCACCGTCATCACCTTTTCGCCCTTCCTGCCGACGCGGGTCTAG
- a CDS encoding alpha/beta hydrolase: MTGEPELSADELERQYNNRALVPDHPSVMARWKAGSEAARVAHPPERLKYGTGERELMDWFDAGAGAPVAVFIHGGYWQALDESWFSFVAPPLLAHGVSVVVPTYDLAPHVSLDRIVEQMRMAVENVAARTGARPVVTGHSAGGHLSACLLSESRARAAVAISGVFELAPLISTSLNAALRLDAFEARRLSPAAWPAPSGAVLDCVVGADESAEFVRQSRDMAERWRVDGVQTRFDPLPGLNHFTVLNPLFDTDSALVKRIAELARADFGQV; encoded by the coding sequence ATGACGGGCGAGCCTGAACTGAGCGCCGACGAACTCGAACGGCAGTACAACAACCGCGCCCTGGTCCCGGATCATCCGTCCGTGATGGCGCGCTGGAAGGCGGGATCGGAGGCGGCTCGGGTCGCCCATCCGCCCGAGCGGCTGAAGTACGGGACCGGCGAGCGCGAGCTGATGGATTGGTTCGACGCAGGCGCGGGCGCGCCGGTCGCCGTCTTCATCCACGGCGGCTACTGGCAGGCGCTGGACGAGAGTTGGTTCAGCTTCGTCGCCCCGCCGCTGCTGGCGCACGGCGTCAGCGTGGTGGTCCCGACCTATGACCTGGCCCCGCATGTCAGCCTGGATCGCATCGTCGAGCAGATGCGGATGGCGGTTGAAAATGTGGCGGCGCGAACGGGCGCAAGACCGGTCGTCACCGGTCATTCGGCCGGCGGGCACCTGTCGGCCTGCCTGCTGTCCGAAAGCCGGGCGCGGGCGGCCGTGGCCATCTCGGGCGTGTTCGAGCTGGCGCCGCTGATCTCGACCTCCCTCAACGCGGCGCTGAGGCTCGACGCCTTTGAAGCGCGCCGGCTGTCGCCCGCCGCGTGGCCGGCGCCTTCGGGGGCCGTGCTGGACTGCGTCGTGGGCGCGGACGAAAGCGCCGAGTTCGTACGTCAGAGCCGGGACATGGCCGAACGCTGGAGGGTGGATGGCGTGCAGACGCGGTTTGATCCCCTGCCCGGCCTGAACCACTTCACCGTACTGAACCCGCTGTTCGACACCGACAGCGCGCTGGTGAAGCGGATCGCGGAGCTGGCCCGCGCGGATTTTGGGCAAGTCTAG
- a CDS encoding bifunctional 4-hydroxy-2-oxoglutarate aldolase/2-dehydro-3-deoxy-phosphogluconate aldolase — protein MLHDRLSVLNALESQGVAPVFYHPDPEVCLNVIRASARGGAKVVEFTNRGDFACDLFGEINRELSRTDPDIILGIGSVVDSGTAALYINRGARFVVSPCLVPDVAKACNRRMVAYFPGCGSVTDISNAHELGCEIVKLFPGASVGGPDFVKAVRGPLPWVKIMPTGGVDPDEASIAKWFGAGIVAAGMGSKLVTDQAVRDGDWAGIEAQVRKTVDAIAAFRAFNKG, from the coding sequence ATGCTCCACGACCGTCTCAGCGTCCTGAACGCGCTGGAAAGCCAAGGCGTCGCGCCGGTCTTCTACCACCCCGATCCGGAGGTGTGCCTGAACGTCATCCGCGCCTCGGCGCGCGGGGGGGCCAAGGTGGTGGAGTTCACCAATCGCGGCGACTTCGCCTGCGATCTGTTCGGCGAGATCAACCGCGAGCTGTCGCGCACCGACCCGGACATCATCCTGGGCATCGGCTCGGTGGTGGATAGCGGAACCGCCGCCCTCTACATCAACCGGGGCGCGCGTTTCGTGGTCAGCCCCTGCCTGGTTCCGGATGTGGCCAAGGCGTGCAACCGCCGCATGGTCGCCTACTTCCCCGGCTGCGGCAGCGTGACCGACATCAGCAATGCGCACGAGCTGGGCTGCGAGATCGTGAAGCTGTTTCCCGGCGCGTCGGTCGGCGGGCCGGACTTCGTCAAGGCGGTGCGCGGCCCCCTGCCCTGGGTCAAGATCATGCCGACCGGCGGCGTCGATCCGGACGAGGCCTCCATCGCCAAATGGTTCGGAGCGGGCATCGTGGCGGCCGGCATGGGGTCCAAGCTGGTGACCGATCAGGCCGTCCGCGACGGCGACTGGGCCGGCATCGAGGCGCAGGTCAGAAAGACGGTGGACGCCATCGCCGCCTTCCGCGCCTTCAATAAGGGCTGA
- a CDS encoding periplasmic heavy metal sensor yields the protein MNARTLKIALAASVALNLFAVAGGVTAWIAQDRAVKHAEAQGRPGREDRLGTLLQPLPQPARERIRTELRASALTARPDFDAARAARRQAIERASAEPFNPAEVQALMEQARLAEMRGRARLESGAVTIMTGLSPAERRALAPILARRSDAKKPETPPPAPPQP from the coding sequence GTGAACGCGCGCACGCTGAAGATCGCCCTGGCCGCGTCGGTTGCCCTCAATCTGTTCGCCGTGGCCGGCGGCGTCACCGCCTGGATCGCCCAGGACCGTGCGGTGAAACACGCGGAGGCGCAAGGCAGGCCCGGCCGCGAGGATCGCCTCGGAACCCTGCTGCAGCCGCTGCCGCAGCCGGCGCGCGAGCGTATACGCACCGAACTGCGCGCCTCGGCCCTGACCGCGCGGCCCGATTTCGATGCGGCGCGCGCGGCCCGTCGTCAGGCGATCGAGCGGGCCTCGGCCGAGCCGTTCAACCCGGCCGAGGTTCAGGCGCTGATGGAACAGGCGCGTTTGGCCGAGATGCGCGGGCGTGCGCGGCTGGAAAGCGGCGCGGTGACGATCATGACCGGCCTGTCGCCCGCCGAGCGCCGGGCGCTGGCGCCGATCCTGGCCCGCCGCAGCGACGCCAAGAAGCCGGAGACGCCGCCTCCGGCTCCGCCGCAGCCTTGA